Proteins encoded together in one Salarchaeum sp. JOR-1 window:
- a CDS encoding twin-arginine translocase TatA/TatE family subunit, which yields MLTAPAFIGGLPGGMEFAVILLLAVLLFGANKIPKLARSTGQAMGEFQKGREEVEQELQEIRDGDAPAETESDSTTDSDTDKTTTN from the coding sequence ATGCTCACTGCACCAGCGTTCATCGGGGGTCTCCCGGGCGGGATGGAGTTCGCGGTCATCCTCCTGCTCGCCGTCCTCCTGTTCGGCGCAAACAAAATCCCGAAACTCGCCCGCTCCACCGGTCAGGCGATGGGTGAGTTCCAGAAGGGCCGCGAGGAAGTCGAACAAGAACTCCAGGAAATCCGCGACGGCGACGCACCCGCCGAGACGGAGTCCGACTCCACTACGGACTCGGACACCGACAAGACGACCACCAACTAA
- a CDS encoding MBL fold metallo-hydrolase: MPLRVQLVRNATLLVNVGDVTFLVDPMFSPPGENPPVPNTPNDRRNPLVPMPDVDVSHDAVVVTHRHQDHWDEAAAAELDADVPLFCQPADADAFAAEGFTDVRPVDEAAAFAGVEIHRTPGRHGHGQLAAEMGPVSGFVFDGEESVYVAGDTIWYDPVAETLDRFDPEVVVLNGGEARFVEGDPITMGVEDVAAVREATDAAIAVVHMDAINHCLLSREELRSAADGVHVPEDGERVGL; encoded by the coding sequence ATGCCTCTTCGTGTGCAGTTGGTTCGGAACGCCACACTCCTCGTCAACGTGGGTGACGTGACGTTCCTCGTCGACCCGATGTTCTCGCCGCCGGGGGAGAATCCGCCGGTGCCGAACACGCCGAACGACCGCCGGAACCCGCTCGTCCCGATGCCCGACGTGGATGTTTCGCACGACGCCGTGGTGGTCACGCATCGGCATCAAGACCACTGGGACGAGGCGGCCGCGGCCGAACTCGACGCCGACGTGCCGCTGTTCTGCCAGCCAGCGGACGCGGACGCGTTCGCCGCGGAGGGGTTCACGGACGTTCGGCCGGTGGACGAGGCGGCGGCGTTCGCGGGCGTGGAGATTCATCGAACGCCGGGACGGCACGGCCACGGCCAGCTAGCTGCGGAGATGGGGCCGGTGTCGGGGTTCGTGTTCGACGGCGAGGAGTCCGTGTACGTCGCGGGCGACACAATCTGGTACGATCCGGTTGCGGAGACGCTCGACCGGTTCGACCCCGAGGTGGTCGTGCTCAACGGCGGAGAAGCACGGTTCGTGGAGGGCGACCCGATCACGATGGGCGTCGAGGACGTGGCCGCCGTTCGCGAAGCGACGGACGCGGCAATCGCCGTCGTTCACATGGACGCGATCAATCACTGCCTGCTATCGCGCGAGGAACTCCGGTCGGCGGCGGACGGCGTTCACGTTCCCGAAGACGGCGAGCGAGTCGGTCTCTAA
- a CDS encoding aldehyde dehydrogenase family protein, whose translation MAEPYKHYIDGEWVSGDGAETFASTNPATGETLGEFDRATDADVDAAIDAANNAENTWQALSYIDRAEYLWDIYHELRDRHHELGQIVTKECGKEISEGKADVTEAWHMVEWAAGNARHPHGDVVPSEIPSKDAYMRRKPRGTVGCITPWNFPVAIPFWHMAVSLVEGNTVVWKPAEQTPWCGQIIAEMFDDADIPDGVFNMVQGFGDAGARIVDDNGIDTVLFTGSAEVGHEIASKVGGEPGKLAACEMGGKNGIVITEKADLDVAVHSAVMSSFKTTGQRCVSSERLIVHEDVYEEFKERFVEQAKQVAVGDPLDDATFMGPAIESEHVEKIKTGNERAREEGARVLVDRTSLDAAEIPDGHEDGNWVGPFVYEIDYAPDLECIREEVFGPHVALIEYSGGIERGVEIHNDTPYGLAGAVISEDYRQINYFRDNAEVGLAYGNLPCIGAEVHLPFGGVKKSGNGYPSAREVIEAVTERTAWTLNNSKDIEMAQGLSADIKTEDD comes from the coding sequence ATGGCAGAACCATACAAACACTACATCGACGGCGAGTGGGTGTCGGGCGACGGCGCGGAGACGTTCGCGAGCACGAACCCCGCGACCGGCGAAACACTCGGCGAGTTCGACCGCGCCACCGACGCCGACGTGGACGCCGCCATCGACGCCGCAAACAACGCCGAAAACACGTGGCAGGCGCTCTCCTACATCGACCGCGCCGAATACCTCTGGGACATCTACCACGAACTCCGCGACCGCCACCACGAACTCGGCCAAATCGTCACCAAAGAATGCGGAAAAGAGATCTCCGAGGGAAAAGCGGACGTCACCGAAGCCTGGCATATGGTCGAGTGGGCCGCCGGCAACGCCCGCCACCCACACGGCGACGTCGTCCCCTCCGAAATCCCGTCGAAGGACGCCTACATGCGCCGCAAACCCCGCGGCACCGTCGGCTGCATCACCCCCTGGAACTTCCCCGTCGCCATCCCCTTCTGGCACATGGCCGTCAGCCTCGTCGAAGGCAACACCGTCGTCTGGAAACCCGCCGAACAAACCCCCTGGTGCGGCCAAATCATCGCCGAAATGTTCGACGACGCCGATATTCCCGACGGCGTGTTCAACATGGTGCAGGGCTTCGGCGACGCCGGCGCGCGCATCGTCGACGACAACGGCATCGACACCGTCCTCTTCACCGGAAGCGCCGAGGTCGGCCACGAAATCGCCTCCAAAGTCGGCGGTGAACCCGGCAAACTCGCCGCCTGCGAAATGGGTGGAAAAAACGGCATCGTCATCACCGAAAAAGCAGACCTCGACGTCGCCGTGCACTCCGCGGTGATGAGTTCGTTCAAGACCACCGGCCAGCGCTGCGTCTCCAGCGAACGCCTCATCGTCCACGAGGACGTCTACGAGGAGTTCAAAGAGCGGTTTGTCGAGCAAGCGAAACAGGTCGCGGTCGGCGATCCGCTCGACGACGCGACGTTCATGGGGCCCGCCATCGAATCCGAGCACGTCGAGAAAATCAAGACGGGGAACGAGCGCGCGCGCGAGGAGGGCGCGCGCGTGCTCGTCGACCGCACCAGCCTTGACGCCGCGGAGATTCCGGATGGCCACGAGGACGGGAACTGGGTGGGGCCGTTCGTCTACGAAATCGATTACGCGCCGGATCTCGAGTGTATTCGGGAGGAAGTGTTCGGGCCGCACGTGGCGCTGATCGAATACTCGGGTGGTATCGAGCGCGGGGTTGAAATCCACAACGACACGCCCTACGGATTGGCGGGCGCGGTGATCAGTGAGGACTACCGCCAGATCAACTACTTCCGCGATAACGCCGAGGTTGGATTGGCGTACGGGAACTTGCCGTGTATTGGGGCGGAAGTTCATCTGCCGTTCGGCGGGGTGAAGAAGTCGGGGAACGGGTATCCGAGCGCCCGGGAAGTTATTGAGGCCGTCACTGAACGCACCGCCTGGACGCTCAACAATTCGAAGGATATCGAGATGGCCCAGGGGCTCTCAGCGGACATCAAAACCGAAGACGACTAA
- a CDS encoding helix-turn-helix domain-containing protein, giving the protein MAIADQRTTTRLTLDLWHPNCWAIEATGRTPGGVLAHAIYNSPTTEGDHPGTVQGLFTAFGDTEDDVEQLLDAIQASDHSGGLSKLQERFGRERNAPGNVVQEFFLEYDPDDMVCPTLLEHGFIHSAPVRIEDGREEWQVCFVDDRSKIQDALDGVRRDAGAEVTVDSITTTENAGGTERDRRLDTLTTQQREVFEHARAAGYYEWPRESSTRELASDLSVSKTTLLEHLRKAEAKLLNP; this is encoded by the coding sequence ATGGCCATCGCCGATCAAAGAACCACGACGCGGTTGACGCTAGACCTCTGGCACCCGAACTGCTGGGCGATCGAAGCGACCGGCCGCACTCCGGGTGGCGTGCTGGCGCACGCGATATACAACTCACCGACGACCGAAGGCGACCACCCGGGAACGGTGCAGGGCCTGTTCACGGCGTTCGGCGACACCGAAGACGACGTGGAACAGCTCCTCGACGCCATTCAGGCGTCCGACCACTCCGGGGGGCTCTCGAAACTCCAAGAGCGGTTCGGTCGCGAACGCAACGCGCCGGGCAACGTCGTCCAGGAGTTCTTCTTGGAGTACGACCCGGACGACATGGTGTGTCCGACGCTGCTCGAACACGGATTCATCCACAGCGCCCCGGTTCGCATCGAGGACGGCCGCGAGGAGTGGCAGGTCTGTTTCGTCGACGACCGCTCGAAGATTCAAGACGCCCTCGACGGAGTCCGCCGGGACGCGGGCGCCGAGGTCACGGTCGACTCGATTACGACGACCGAAAACGCCGGGGGAACCGAACGCGACCGGCGACTCGACACGCTCACCACGCAGCAGCGGGAAGTGTTCGAGCACGCCCGCGCGGCCGGCTACTACGAGTGGCCGCGCGAGTCCTCGACGCGGGAGCTCGCCAGCGATCTGTCGGTCTCGAAGACAACCCTGCTGGAACACCTCCGGAAGGCCGAAGCGAAGCTACTCAATCCGTGA
- a CDS encoding proline dehydrogenase family protein, with product MIPPIASDFVAGETPEEALDHVAELNARGVKAIVNLLGEHYEKRENADADADAYIALANDIAARDVDACISVKPSQVGLGISDAAFEENIARIVDAAECFVWIDMEDHPTTDVTLDAYERHATETDGRVGVCVQANLKRTRDDLERLADLPGKVRLVKGAYDEPSELAHTEKSKVNDAYETYLTYMFEEFEDGVAVGSHDPRMIDLAKTLHDEHGTPFEIQMLTGVRENAQFDLADDYEVYQYIPYGSKWFSYFYRRVRERKENLLFALRAVIGR from the coding sequence ATGATTCCCCCGATCGCCAGCGACTTCGTGGCGGGCGAGACGCCCGAAGAAGCACTAGACCACGTCGCGGAGCTGAACGCCCGCGGCGTGAAGGCCATCGTGAACCTGCTCGGCGAGCACTACGAGAAACGGGAGAACGCGGACGCGGACGCGGACGCCTACATCGCCCTCGCGAACGACATCGCCGCGCGCGACGTCGACGCCTGTATCTCGGTCAAACCCAGCCAGGTCGGCCTCGGTATCAGTGACGCCGCGTTCGAGGAGAACATCGCACGCATCGTCGACGCTGCCGAGTGCTTCGTCTGGATCGACATGGAAGACCACCCGACGACGGACGTGACGCTCGACGCCTACGAGCGCCACGCGACGGAGACTGACGGTCGCGTCGGCGTCTGCGTGCAGGCGAACCTCAAGCGTACGCGCGACGACCTCGAACGCCTCGCGGATCTCCCCGGAAAAGTCCGCCTCGTGAAGGGCGCGTACGACGAACCCAGCGAACTCGCCCACACCGAGAAATCGAAGGTCAACGACGCCTACGAGACGTATCTGACCTACATGTTCGAGGAGTTCGAGGACGGCGTCGCCGTCGGCAGCCACGACCCACGGATGATCGACCTCGCGAAGACACTCCACGATGAACACGGCACGCCCTTCGAAATTCAGATGCTCACGGGCGTCCGCGAGAACGCCCAGTTCGACCTCGCCGACGACTACGAGGTCTACCAGTACATCCCCTACGGCTCGAAGTGGTTCTCCTACTTCTACCGCCGCGTCCGCGAGCGCAAGGAGAACCTCCTGTTCGCACTCCGGGCCGTCATCGGGCGCTAA
- a CDS encoding ABC transporter substrate-binding protein has protein sequence MTDVDRRTMIKLTGGAGVAGLTGLAGCSTTGSTDTTTEGGTGTDTTTADSGSGPYNIGMVDALTGSLSAFGQRNQRGKDIALADVNAVGVNGRDLSISVEDSGSQSSGGVSAAQKLVNQDGVPFVIGAVGSGVSLAIYESVIQGTDVVQVSQNSTGLGLTEFPGLLRVSPTGRTQSRALANIIAEDGYDTVAMTYVNNNYGSSLADAFANAWDGTMAYNNPHDQDQQSYSGVISEMNSSGADAWLFITYQAEFATMVNEMYSSGYDPQLYGADSVSGDNVLENTPEGSIDGMKVVVPSAPVEQQNYKEFVSTFESEYGESPTVWSAYAYDAVAIAALSIQAADEFTGAALSDVVRDVTRPEGQKATSYKAAHDILADGGSPSDVDYQGVSGPIDFDENGDPVGFLQIQEVRNHSYERIGFIES, from the coding sequence ATGACGGACGTCGACCGGCGAACGATGATTAAACTGACAGGCGGCGCGGGTGTGGCGGGACTCACCGGACTGGCAGGCTGTTCGACGACCGGCAGCACCGACACTACCACCGAGGGCGGAACCGGCACCGACACCACCACCGCCGACAGTGGAAGTGGCCCGTACAACATCGGGATGGTCGACGCGCTCACGGGGTCGCTGTCAGCGTTCGGCCAGCGCAACCAGCGCGGAAAGGACATCGCGCTCGCGGACGTCAACGCAGTCGGCGTCAACGGACGCGACCTGAGCATCTCCGTCGAGGACTCGGGCAGTCAGAGCTCGGGTGGCGTCTCGGCGGCCCAGAAGCTCGTCAACCAGGACGGCGTTCCGTTCGTCATCGGGGCCGTGGGGTCGGGCGTCTCGCTCGCCATCTACGAGAGCGTCATCCAAGGGACGGACGTCGTTCAGGTGAGTCAGAACTCCACGGGCCTGGGGCTCACCGAGTTCCCGGGGCTCCTCCGGGTATCGCCGACCGGGCGAACACAATCGAGAGCGCTCGCGAACATCATCGCCGAGGACGGCTACGATACCGTGGCGATGACCTACGTCAACAACAACTACGGCTCCAGCCTGGCCGACGCGTTCGCCAACGCGTGGGACGGCACGATGGCCTACAACAACCCCCACGACCAAGACCAGCAGTCGTACTCGGGCGTCATCAGCGAGATGAACAGCTCCGGCGCGGACGCGTGGCTGTTCATCACCTACCAGGCCGAGTTCGCGACGATGGTCAACGAGATGTACTCGAGCGGGTACGACCCACAGCTGTACGGAGCCGACTCCGTCTCGGGCGACAACGTCCTGGAGAACACGCCGGAAGGCAGCATCGACGGCATGAAGGTCGTCGTCCCCTCCGCGCCGGTCGAGCAGCAGAACTACAAGGAGTTCGTCTCGACGTTCGAGAGCGAATACGGCGAGAGCCCGACCGTCTGGTCGGCGTACGCCTACGACGCAGTCGCCATCGCCGCGCTGTCGATTCAGGCTGCCGACGAGTTCACGGGAGCCGCCCTCTCCGACGTCGTCCGTGACGTGACGCGTCCGGAGGGCCAGAAAGCGACCTCGTACAAGGCCGCCCACGACATCCTCGCGGACGGCGGGAGTCCGAGCGATGTCGACTACCAGGGAGTGAGCGGCCCTATCGACTTCGACGAGAACGGAGACCCGGTCGGCTTCCTGCAAATCCAGGAAGTCCGGAACCACAGCTACGAGCGGATCGGCTTCATCGAGTCCTAA